Proteins co-encoded in one Papaver somniferum cultivar HN1 chromosome 5, ASM357369v1, whole genome shotgun sequence genomic window:
- the LOC113279594 gene encoding uncharacterized protein LOC113279594, with translation MGSVLNNPNFSFFSEKIIDNGVTSSVPSLYIPDEEIDESIGEWNFSLIGRLDFVKLKFAAAEEALKKQWKLTGDYQLIPLGKGFFIIKLSNEKDMKYIWNGWWKIDSQILKLRLWEPNFNPAAQKTTTAFVWVNFPGLAIEYWKEKILMSLGDAIGRAIKVDETSLKREVGYYASVLVEVDLANKVPNHVLVKTKYGSFEQEVQIPKIPSFCSHCKVVGHLITECRVHQKEQKQLDNVDEVPKVQRKIWKLK, from the coding sequence ATGGGATCAGTTTTGAATAACCCTAACTTCAGTTTCTTTTCTGAGAAGATAATCGATAATGGAGTTACAAGTTCAGTACCATCTCTATATATTCCTGATGAGGAAATAGATGAGAGTATTGGTGAATGGAATTTTAGTCTAATTGGTAGATTAGATTTTGTTAAATTGAaatttgctgctgctgaagaagcttTGAAGAAACAATGGAAATTAACaggtgattatcaattgattcctcttGGAAAAggtttcttcatcatcaaatTATCAAATGAAAAAGATATGAAGTATATATGGAATGGTTGGTGGAAAAttgattcacagatccttaaACTAAGACTTTGGGAGCCAAATTTTAATCCCGCTGCTCAGAAAACTACTACAGCTTTTGTATGGGTGAACTTTCCAGGATTGGCAATTGAATATTGGAAAGAAAAGATTCTAATGTCCTTGGGTGATGCTATTGGAAGAGCTATAAAAGTAGATGAAACAAGTCTAAAAAGGGAAGTTGGGTACTATGCCAGTGTTTTAGTGGAAGTGGATTTAGCTAACAAGGTTCCTAATCATGTTTTAGTCAAAACCAAATATGGAAGTTTTGAGCAAGAAGTACAGATTCCTAAAATTCCTAGTTTTTGCAGTCATTGCAAAGTGGTAGGGCATTTAATTACTGAATGCAGAGTGCATCAAAAAGAACAAAAGCAGcttgataatgttgatgaagttcctaaaGTGCAGAGGAAAATATGGAAACTTAAATAG